Proteins encoded by one window of Mercenaria mercenaria strain notata chromosome 4, MADL_Memer_1, whole genome shotgun sequence:
- the LOC123551057 gene encoding uncharacterized protein LOC123551057, with translation MLDLHVPSQLLPEVKKKMSLFGKVHKELMSWFLSKYQQPRNKRKKSKDDRSNTHSQKHITAKRTSKNRSRHSSESNVRDGPGAKHYRKQLTGAKSALSQMKFPSVDSIIEESQYLYADEMSARLVKSSENIREVSPTPAFSCSSFAMSGANSDSDESDLDSSRSYDYPVFGTFVSQAPDSLQHHSATESNVFQADVQDTVSNSRNRDITDRYATTPFNEQSTEGEYLIMSVAPQGREKEALSCVPESDGYDISVPSSNSNYILETNETEDRFYQYSVLETSHCFRHCGLEQFADECLKNRLDGSFFRNFNLQVMKRDPFHLSTFEVLKVRKIIFEGWRPKIGN, from the exons ATGCTAGATCTCCATGTTCCTTCACAATTACTTCCTGAAGTAAAG AAGAAAATGTCACTTTTTGGGAAAGTCCATAAAGAGTTAATGAGTTGGTTCTTATCAAAATATCAGCAGCCgagaaacaaaagaaagaaaagtaaagaCGATCGTTCAAATACTCACTCACAGAAGCATATAACGGCCAAACGGACGTCTAAGAATAGATCTAGACACTCTTCAGAAAGTAATGTAAGGGACGGTCCTGGTGCCAAACACTACAGAAAACAACTAACTGGCGCCAAATCTGCATTAAGCCAAATGAAATTTCCGTCTGTAGATTCAATTATCGAGGAAAGTCAATACCTATATGCCGATGAAATGTCTGCTCGACTTGTGAAATCCAGTGAAAACATACGGGAAGTATCGCCAACACCGGCATTTTCATGTAGTTCTTTTGCCATGTCCGGTGCAAACTCAGATTCCGATGAGTCTGACTTGGACTCGTCACGTAGTTATGACTATCCAGTTTTTGGAACGTTTGTCTCTCAAGCGCCTGATTCTCTTCAACATCACTCAGCGACCGAATCAAACGTATTCCAAGCCGATGTGCAAGACACGGTGTCAAATTCACGAAACAGAGACATAACAGACAGGTATGCAACCACTCCATTTAATGAACAATCTACTGAAGGGGAGTATCTAATTATGTCAGTTGCACCCCAAGGAAGAGAAAAAGAAGCATTGTCCTGTGTACCAGAAAGCGATGGATATGACATTTCAGTGCCAAGTTCAAACAGTAACTACATACTAGAAACAAATGAGACAGAGGATAGGTTTTATCAGTATTCGGTTTTGGAGACCTCACATTGCTTCAGACATTGTGGTCTTGAACAGTTTGCAGATGAGTGTTTGAAGAACAGACTTGATGGCTCGTTTTTCAGAAACTTTAATCTGCAAGTCATGAAAAGAGATCCCTTCCATCTATCCACCTTCGAGGTTCTGAAAGTCAGAAAAATAATATTCGAAGGTTGGAGACCGAAAATCGGCAACTAA